The nucleotide sequence TTGGAGACCTTCCCCAATTAGCTCTCTCAGTCATAACTAGTTATTGACAATGGAGCATCAGAACCCTGAGGCTGCTGTATACCAAGCTCAGAATGACAATTTATCACACTGCTCTTGAATTCTAATATCTATCACATATAAACCCTCCCTGCAAAGAAGCTGTAAAACTTTGAAGTCAGAAAGTAGGGCTTAGTCATTTTAGTTCATCCCCCAGAAAGATGACCTTTTGCAAATAGGTTTCTATAACTGTGTGGTGACAATTACTTTTTGATGTCCCCAATCCCTATGAGTTTAAAAGAAACTATCAAAAACTGTCGTGGCAAtgctttgttctttaaaaaaattttttttgttggaaTAGAAttaacttacaatgttgtgttactttccactgtacagcaaaatgtgaaacaattcatgtatatgtatatctgctatttttttccaatttttgacCACCTAGGGTCTCCTGGAACTGAGATTGTGAATTTAACTTGCACCACAAACACGAAAGCAGATAATTACACACACTTACGACCATACCAAGTTTCTCTTCACTGCACCTGGCTTGTTGGCAAGGATGCCCCTGATGATACACAGTACTTCCTCTACTACAGGTTAGTACCAATTTTCACTTATGCGAATGGGGTGTTTCCTCTAGCCTTAAAAACTTACGAGTGTTCCAATACAGGTATCGCTCTTGGATTGAAGAATGTCAGGAATACAGCAAAGACGTCCTGCAGAGAAATGTTGCCTGCTGGTTTCCCAGGACTTTCATCAATAGCAAAGGGCGAGACTACCTTGCAGTGTATGTTAACGGCTCTAGCAAGGGAGCTGCGATCAAGCCTTTTGATCAGCTCTTTGCCCTTCATGCCATTGGTAAGACAGCCTTGACACAAAACCAGAATAACTGAATTGCAGAATCTCAGCACTGGGAGGGTTTATAAATATCACCTAGTTTTGCAGAATCTCAGCACTGGGAGGGTTTATAAATATCACCTAGTTTGGCTACTCATCTAATACTGAACGACCACATGGCTCCTGCTTAAAAACCACAGGGTCAAGGTTTCTCAGCCTCGGCGCTACTCATATTATCTGGCCAAAGAAGTCTCTGGGGCTGTCTGTGCTTTACAAGGTGTCCAGGAGCAGCCCTGGTCTCCAACTGCTAGACGCCAACAGCACTTCACCCCATTCTCAAGTTGTGACAATAAGAATGTCCCtagacttttttttaacctcaatacctaatgatttttattttttaaattttagttttattgaggtaAGAGAGGTAAGAGGTAACATGAGATGTATCCTCCAAATCTTTGGTGCACAATACAGTACTGGTGACTATCCGGACAATGTTGAACAGCAGATCTCTAAAACttagtcttctctttttttaacttttgattttatattcgagtatagccaattaacaatgctgtgataattTCATGGCATGgcagtgactcagccatacatatacctgtatctgttccccaaactcctctcccacgcaggctgccacataacactgagcagagttctgtgtgctatacagtaggtccttgttggcccTAGTAATTCCCCAGACATTTCAAAATGCCCCCTAGGGGATAAAATCTCCGCTAGTTGAGAACCCAGGGAAAGTGAGCTCCCTGCTGAAAGAAGCCCAGACCACCACTCAGCAGCTCTGGCTGGGCTTGTGAAATGTCTGCCCACGGATCCTGTGAGGGGTTGGCATCACCCCCAAACAAGTCTGATTCCTTCCCCACCAGAAGGTCCCTCAGCTACACAAAGGCAGCCAGGTTTCTCATCCTGAGCTCTCTCTGCCCCCGGCTTCTCGTGCATCCCTCTCACAGTCCTCTGCCCTCTGGACTCTCTCCTCTGGGTGTTCTTAAGTTACCAGATCTCCCTCACCATGTGATTCTCTGACTGAAGCATACGAGCTAAGCTTTCACTTGTTCAGTCTGCAAAACTGAAGACCTTCTCCCTCATCCTAAATACTTGTATTAATGAAACTCATCGGGAGCCCTTCACAGAGCATTTCTGGTGCTTCATGTTCAAGGTTTCCGTGATGGCGTGGCTATTAGTGTGGACTATGGGGCCAGGCTGCCTGGCCCTGGATCCTGGCTTCTCCACTCACTCGCTGAGCGACCTTAGACAAGCTGGccatttctctgtgcctcaggctTTGCACCTGAAATATGGGGAGAAATCAATTCTTCCTACAAGGTCTTTGTGACAATTAAGTACGTTAATAattataaagtgcttagaatggtGCCTGGCCTAAGTATCCAATAAATACgcaaaatgttattatttaaagGATGTGGTTTGTGACATATGtatctgtttctacttttccatCATCCATATGTGTATGGATGTATAACTTTTTGAGTACTTGCTAAAGAGGTTATACAATTCTCTTCAACAGCATATTTTAGGTCATATTAAATGACCTAAAAATGTCACGTTCATGAAAACAGGTAATAAAAAATACTGAGAGAGACCTATGAAACAATGATATTAATATGAAAATGGACACAGCCTGGGACAGACTATggacatttattttcttgtatgATTTTCATTTTACTGAGACCAACTCCTCATAttactaaaagaaataaatgttctcTTGGTGAAAAACATTTCGGCTTAAGGGATggcaggctctggagccagagggCCCCATTTTTAGCTTGTTCCTATGATTCAGTAATTGTGAGATCCAAGTCACATAACTTTAGACAAGTTCACTCAATTAGAAATAATTGCCAACCCTATCAAACGGCCATAAAACAATCAAGTGAGATTTCAGGGTAAAGAACTATGGAGTTATAAGCAAAGACAAATTTAGCCCAACCCGttctttttctgtaagaaaaaacCAAATCCTCACAACAAACGAAAACAAGACACacaaaccaaaatgaaataaaaactgaggcccagaaaggggaAGTGACCAGCCCAGCCACACACCTGTCCCATAGCACAGGGCTTAGCTGGGTCCCCAGGACACCGCTCCAGGAGCAGGTTTATCTTCAGGTTGGCCCAATTTGGGAAGCAAAAATGGATGGTGGGGTGGGCCTTAATAAGCTGAAGGAAAGGGCATTCAACCATTTGAGACTGTTTAAGTAGGAAGTTTTGAGGTTTACAGAAGAGATCTCTCCTGTAGCTGTAAGATGGGAGTCAGATGCGGGCTGCCAGAGTTCTGCGGCTTGCAGATTTGTTGGTTAAATGCGGGAGGAAAATACTTGAGAATATGTAGCTTGGAAATACCTTGAGAAATGTGGGTGGACTGCACTTATCAACCATGATCACCAAACCCTTGTTCTCTAACACAGATCGAGTAAATTCTCCAGCGAACGTCACGGCAGAGATCAAAGGAACCTGTCTCTCTATCCACTGGGAAAAACCAGTTTCTGCTTTTCCAAGCCACTGCTTCGATTATGAGGTGAAAATTTACAATGCAAAGAAAGGATATTTTCAGGTGATTATTCCAATCATTCCATTATTTGATgacagatttcttaaaaaaaaaaattcttgtccATTTGACAGCTCTGGTTATAGCCTGGAACTAACAAAGTCGAAGGTAACTATCtcagtttataaaataaatcaaaccTTACTGGTTTTTTGTCTTGCAAGGACCTATTTTGGGTTGAAAATAATGTGAAGGATTAGATAAAAGTTCATTAGCACTGTTGGggaaatggtgcagctgctatggaaaacagtacggggatttctcaaaaattaaaaatagaattatcatatgacccaacaattctacttctgggtacatatccaaaagaattgaaagcagggtctcaaagaCCTTTGAACaaccatgttcatagcagtattattcacaacgGATAAAAGGAGGAGATGGGTGCACAATGTGAATGTCGAGCcgcacacttaaaaatggttaagatggtaactttttgttttgtgtgttttaccacaacttaaaaaaaaatgccacttCATTAGCCCTAATGGACAAAAAAGTCAAGGGGAAAGGAGCTAAATTAAAgtcaatatttattaagcatcaacTATAAGTTAAGCTTTGTCAATACTTGGtttaattgctgagtcatatatgacttttgtgaccccaaggactgtagcctgcctggctcctctgtccatggaattttccaggcaagaatactggagtgggtggctatttccttctccaggggatcttcctgacccagggatggaaaatagggtctcctgcattgcaggcagattctttaccaactgagccagggAAGGCCCTTGTTATACTTACAGTTTCTCTATTATGTAACTATACAATGATCATTCCCTTAcaggaaagtgaggcacagagagattaagtaagtTGCCTAACAtcacaaagcaaaggaaaaaattgGAGAAGTCAGGATTCAAACTCCTGCCTTGCAAACTCAATTTGGTTTAACAAAGATGTTTATAAGCTGGCTTCTTAGTGGGAGATAGACAAATAGGTGCCATTTCTGCTCTCAAGGGGCCTGGTCTGCAGGATGCACTCACCCAGTCTCAGAGCTGCCTGACCAAGAGGCCAGGTGGATAAGCAGGGAGTCAACAAAGCTGCCAGGGCCTCCACCAAGGGAGAGGAATTGAACAGAATCTTGAAGGATGAATAGAAACCTGCCTAGTGGGAGAAGCAGAGAAGGACCTCTTTTAGCCAGCGTGCCCAAGTAAATATGGCAAAAAAActggctttctttttaaaatgtctaatcCACCATATACTGGTATGATTTGCTAGAAAAATCAAGTATAGCTAAAGACAAACCCAGTGATCCTGAGCTTGGATGCCATGGCTATTTCAACTTGCTATGAAAGCTCCCAAATTGTCTCCATTTGTGTATTTCCTCCTTGAGGACCACAGTAAACAGCCCTCACTCACGCCAGTCCTCCAGTACACTTGGAGTGGCCAGGGCCCTAGGCGGAAGGATTAACCAAGGCTTGAGAGAACACGGCTCCTTCAGCCAAGCGGCAGTAACTCAGTCAGCTGGACCGAAGACCAACACTGGAATTGTAACTCTGGCTCTGACATGAGCACCTCTCCCAGAATGCCTCTAAGATTTTGCTTGGAATAAgtagtttctctttttaaaaccatGGCCATTAGCAATGGAAGCCGCTGGAGTGTTTCATAGAGAAATGTGAAAACATCTGGAGAAATGTAGAATTATTTTGGTAGCAGCATAAAAGCTGGGTATGGGGAGAGGGAACATGTGGAAACAGAAATAGCAGTCTCATGGCTACTGCAATGGTCCAAGCAAAAATTGATGAGACCTAAAATGGCAGTGTTTTTGGAGTAGAGACAAGGAAAGGAGAACTATATCCAGGAGTATGTAACGTGGAGGCCCCAGGGACATAAACTTGGTTTGGGGCAGAGGGAATTAGCTGCATGGTGAAGACACTGACCAGGAGAGAGAATATATAAGGCTTTGTGAGAAAACAGGGTCAATTCAACACTATAGAATATCAGTCTATGTTGCCTATGACAAACTGGAATTTACTGAGTGTATATTACTAGGTTGAAATACCCCAAATGGTTGTTTTTGCAGATCAAAAATGGATTGCTGAATATTAGAAGTTTTAATGTGATGCGACCCAAAATATATTTAAGCATGGCTTTTACAAAGTTAGGGCTTCTTTATTTGATAATCCATTGGTTTGATggtattattcctattttacagatgagaaaactgaggctcagagaggttaagcaacttgccctgCATTTAGTTAGAGGTtagagctaggattcaaacccCTCTTCCCTAGATTCAAGGGCCCTGCTCTTTTCTACTTCCTTATGCACCCTCCACCCCTCACTTCTCCCCACCCCCGGCTGGGAGTGACACATTGAAACAGGGATAAGCAAGCTTTTACAGTAAAAGGTCACAGAGgagatattttaggctttgcagaccATGCTGTTTTTGCCAAAATTACTCAGCTCTGCCACAGATACAAGCAAATAGGCATAACTGCATTCCAGTAAAACTGTTTGTGGATACTGACATTtcaatttcatgtaattttcgtGTGTCACAAAatactctttttatatttttcaattgttGAAAATATGTAAGTCATTCTTAGCTTGCAGTTTCTATAAAAACAGGCAGCAGGCCAGATATGTCATAGACTGCACTTTGCTGGCACCTGTTGAGTATGATGGAAGCCATGGCATGTTGTTAGGTGATTACAGAATATCTTGGGACAAGATGGTGGGAGTTACACATCCTGCTATGGGCCCCTCCAGTCTTTCACTCTGGAAATATCAGTTGGACCGAGATGGATCACTGAGATCTTACaattgcctattttatttattttggttgctaTTAGCTTTCCATCGAAGGATGACTGCCAACGCATCCATACTGAAGTGATCTAGAAGACCCTAGTTGACGTGTGTCTTACTGATTTTAAACGGGCCGCTGAACACTGAGTCACTTGCATATGACCTTCCAGTCTAGTCACTGGCATAATTTAAATAGCATGTTCCGGAGAGTCTtatcatgttatttttttccatttagacaGAAAAAATGACAACCAATACACTCATCACCATAATTGATGATGTTTCTAAGTATTACATTCAAGTGAGAGCAGCAGTGAGCCCTGTGTGCAGAGCGACGGGGCTCTGGAGCGAGTGGAGTCGGCCCATTTACGTGGGTGAGTACCTCTTGTTTATTTTAAGGCACGTGGCCTTACTCGTGGTTGTAGCAGATCCTCCTGGAAAGTGGACATGTTCACTTCTGAGTCTTGAAATGCTCTCGTTGTCTCTACTATGCCTTACCCTGTCAGTTGGCTTGCTGCCTTTCTGACCAGAGGTGGATTTACCATAAGAACGGTGAAGTTTAAACCTTCAAGCTTCTCAAGAGCACAAGGTCTTCCCAAGTCTGGTgcctattcatttttttcagattacctAATTCCACTTCTATCCAATTTTTCCAAaatatgtctttttaattttgatataaatTCATATGCAGTGGCAAAGAAACATGGTGAAAGAACTCATGTAGACTTCATTTGGTTTCTTTCAGGAGGAACCTCTTAAAAACCTGCACTGCAATATGCTACCCAAAAACAGTGGCAAGGAATCCACCCATCAATCTTACTCAGATTTAACTGGTTCTATATGTACTCATTTGTGTATTTAGTTCTACGCAATTTTATTCCATGCGTAGGTTCACGTATGTATTACCACAAGGGTTCTTCTTTGCGCCCTTTTATACGCAcatccatctctctctcctccttcattcCTAACCCCTCTCAACTACTAATCTGGTCTCCATTTCTGTAATGTTTCCATACTTAATTTTGAATTCTTACTTTTGTTTCACTTCATAAAGAAGATTTCAAAACTGAATaaggtatggcaaaaccaatacaatattgtaaagtaattagcctctaattaaaataaataaatttaattaaaaaaaaaacttaataagGTCAGGGTCCACAAAATCTGGATTCAGACCCAGGCCTTCAGCAAAAacagacctcagttcagttcagttgctcagtcgtgtccaactctttgcggccccatggactgcagcatgccaagcctcgctgtccatcaacaactcccagagcttactcaaactcatgtccattgagttggtgatgccatcaaccatctcatcctgtcatccacttctcctcccaccttctatctttcccagcatcagggtcttttcaaaagagtcagttcttcccatcaggtggccaaagtattggagtttcagcatcagtccttccaatgaatatgcaggactgatttcctttaggatggactgggtggatctccctgctgtccaagggactctcaagaatgttctccaacaccacagttcagaagcatcaattgttcgacgctcagctttctttatagtccaactctcacatccatacctgactactggaaaaaccatagccttgactagacggacctttgttggcaaagtaatgtctctgcttttgaatacgctatctaggttggtcataactttccttccaaggagtaagcgtcttttactttcatggctgcagtcaccatctgcagtgattttggagccccccaaaaataaagtctgtcattgtttccccatctatttgtcatgaactgatgggaccagatgccatgatcttagttttctgaatgttgagttttaagccaattttttcactctcctattctACTTTCATCattagaggctctttagttcttcttcactttctgccataagtgcaGCAtcatgcatatctgaggttattgatatttctcccagcaatcttgattccagattgtgcttcatccagcccggcattttgcatgatttattctgcatataagttaaatagcagggtgataatatacagacttgatgtattcttttcctgatttggaaccagtctgttgtttcatgtctaggATTGGGCACCACCTGGGCTCCTATATTGGTTCTGCAGATGTTTTTGTTTATGATTAAACTGACTAGCTTACTAGGCAAATGAGGTGATCACTGTATCTCTCTGTGGGA is from Bos taurus isolate L1 Dominette 01449 registration number 42190680 breed Hereford chromosome 22, ARS-UCD2.0, whole genome shotgun sequence and encodes:
- the IL5RA gene encoding interleukin-5 receptor subunit alpha isoform X2 gives rise to the protein MVIRNERINRRRQVVIIMAPELLILLGAAVILQADLLPDKKFLLLPPVNFTIKAVNLAQVLLRWEPNPDQEQSNIQLGYHVKINAPQEEDYETRNTERNLITILHKGFSASVRTVPWNDHSLQASSWVSAELKAPIGSPGTEIVNLTCTTNTKADNYTHLRPYQVSLHCTWLVGKDAPDDTQYFLYYRYRSWIEECQEYSKDVLQRNVACWFPRTFINSKGRDYLAVYVNGSSKGAAIKPFDQLFALHAIDRVNSPANVTAEIKGTCLSIHWEKPVSAFPSHCFDYEVKIYNAKKGYFQTEKMTTNTLITIIDDVSKYYIQVRAAVSPVCRATGLWSEWSRPIYVGGTS